The Agrococcus carbonis sequence GAGCCGGCCCTCTTGCGAGACCACCTTGAAGCGCGCGAGCAGCCAGCCGACGAGGATGACGAATCCGATGATGGCGAAGCCGATGAGCACTCCGGTCACGCGACCTCCCCCGCTGTCTGACATCTAGTGTGCACTACGCGCGGGTTGCCGCAGCGCGGTGCGCGGGGGTCGCGTGGTGGGTGCGAGCGGCGGGGTCTGCCGCTCGGCGTGGGCGGTGAGTCTCGTGACGCGAGCCGCCTGCGGCGGCGCGCTCCTCGACCAGCGGACGGGCTGTGGGTCTCGTGACGCGTGCGGGCTCCGCCCGCGCGCTCCTCGACCGGCGAAGGCGCCGAGGCCTACTGCGGGGTGAGGCCCAGGTCGTCGAGCGTGATCGCCGCGCGGTACTCGACGCCCTCCGCCTCGATGGCCGCCTGCGCGCCGGTCGCGCGGTCGACGATCACGGCGACCGCGACCACCTCGGCACCGACCTTCCGCAGGGCCTCGATGGCCTTGATGGGGCTGCCGCCCGTCGTCGAGGTGTCCTCGAGCACGACGACGCGCTTGCCGGCGAGCTCGGGCCCCTCGATCTGGCGGCCGCGGCCATGGTCCTTCGGCTCCTTGCGCACGACGAACGCATCCACCGCGAGGCCGCGGGCGAGACCGCGGTGCAGCACGGCGTTCGCGAGCGGGTCGGCGCCCATCGTCAAGCCGCCGACCGCTGCGACGCCAGGGATGTCGGCGATGAGGTCGAGCAGCACGTCGCCGATGAGCGGCGCCGCCCGGTGGTCGAGCGAGAGCTTGCGCAGATCGATGTAGTAGCTCGCACGCTTGCCGCTGGTGAGGGTGAAGTCGCCGTGGAAGACGGCTTCGTCACGGATGAGCTGGATGAGCTGGTCGCGCGCGGTCACGCCCACCAGGCTACTTCGACGCGCGAGCCGCCCGAGGCGCGAGCGCCACTGGGCCGCGTCAGGCGCCGACGGCGGTGAGCGGCGCGTAGGCGATGCGCGCCTGGCGCCCCGTCCACGCGGCGATGCGCTCGGAGGGCGTCGCGTCGGCCGGCGGCTCGAGGGCCGGGCCGAAGACGCCGGGCGCGCGGATCACGGTGTCGTCGGCGCGCTCGCGGTACCGGTCCATCCACGCGAGCAGCGCGTCGGGGAAGTCGAGGTTCGCGCCGAGGCCGACGCGCACGCCGGCCCAGCGCACGTCCCACGCGTGCAGCGCCATGTCGAAGGTCGCGAGCGCGAGCGAGCTGAAGGCATCCTCGTCGGCCTCGTGCGCGGCGTGACGCAGCTGGGCCGCGAGCGCCTCCCACACGTCGATGACCTCGAAGGCGCCGCCCGCCGCCATCGCCGCCCGGTGGTCGGCCGACTCCTCGCGCTCACCGGGAACGCGGCCGAGCAGCGCGGCGCCCGCGTGCGCGGACTGCACGGCGGTGACGTGGCGCACCACATCGGCGATCGACCACTCCGAGCACGCCGTGGGCAGGCCGAGCCGATCGGCGCCCGCTCGAGCCTCGGCCGAGAAGAGGTCGAGAGCCTGGAGGTAGCGGTCGCGCGCGGTGCCCATCGTTCCATAGTGCACTACGGTGCGCGTGGGCCGGACATCCGTCGGCGCGTCCGCCGATCCGTCGCATTGCCCCAGCCCGTGCGCCGATGTGCCGACGCATCCGCCGCTCTCGTAGGCTCGGGGGCATGCGCATCGCCACCTGGAACGTCAACTCCGTGCGCGCCCGCACGGCACGCATCGTCGACTGGCTCGAGCGCAGCGACATCGACGTGCTCGCGATGCAGGAGATCAAGTGCAAGACCGAGCAGTTCCCGTACGCGGCGTTCGAGGCGGCGGGCTACGAGGTGCAGGCACACGGCCACAGCCAGTGGAACGGCGTGGCGATCGCCTCGAGGCTGCCGATGACAGATGTCGAGCGCGACTTCCCCGGCCAGCCCGGGTACGCGAACACCGGCGACCCGGTGGTCGAGGCCCGCGCGATGGCCGCGACGGTCGAGGGCGTGCGACTGTGGAGCCTCTACGTGCCGAACGGCCGTGAGCTCACCCACGCCCACTACGGCTACAAGCTCGAGTGGCTGCGGGTGCTCACCGGCCTCCTCGACGAGTGGCGCGGGCAGCCGCTCGCGCTCATGGGCGACTTCAACATCGCGCCGCTCGACCACGACGTGTGGGACATCGGGGTCTTCGACGGCGCGACCCACGTCTCGGCGCCCGAGCGCGCCGCGTTCCAGGGGCTGCTCGACGCCGGCCTCGTCGACGTGGTGCGCGATCGCGCCCCCGGCTACACCTACTGGGACTACAAGGCCGGGCGGTGGAACAAGGACGAGGGCATGCGCATCGACTTCGTGCTCGGCAGCCCCGAGCTCGCCGACCTGGTCGCGCGCGCCGAGATCCACCGCGACGAGCGATCCGGCGACGCCCCGAGCGACCACGTGCCGGTGGTCGTCGACCTCGACCTCGAGACCGAGCTCGACGACGACCGACCCATGATCTTCTGATGACGGATGCGTCGGCCCGCGCGGGTGCGCGGGCGCCGAGGTACGGAGTGCGGCCGTGACCGAGGAGTGGGAGGAGCTCGAGCCGCAGCGCGAGTGGACGACGGCGGATCGCTGGCGCATGGCGGCGTGGGTGCTCATCTTCCTCAACGTGCTCGGCCTGCTCGTGCTCGCGCCGGCGGGCGACAGCGGGCTCGCGGAGGCCGCGGCGGCTTCGGGCGCCGACGACGGCCCCGCGCGCATGGTCTTCTGGCTCTCGGTGCTCGGCTGCACCCTCGTGGGCAACGGCATCGGTGCCGCGGCGGCCGCGACGAAGCAGCGCTGGGCGATCGTGCCGCCCGTGCTCGCCGCGGCGGGCTGCTGGGTCGGCTTCCTCGTCGCGCAGGGACTCGTCTGAGCTAGGACGTGAGCGGGGGCGGCGGGTCGGCCTCGCCTTCGCGCTGCTCGGGATCCTCCGCGGCGGAGGCCGCTCCCTGTGCAGTCGCCGCTCCCTGGGCCGTCGCCTCGTCGGGCGCGTGCGGGTCGGCCGAGGGGCGCTGCGCCTCCTCGGCGGCGTGCGCGCCCGTCGCGCGTCCCGTCCGCGGCGCCCGCGCATCCGCTTCGTCATCGGCATCGATGGGCGGGTCGTCGTGCTCGCTGAACGCGCGGATGGTGAGCGCGACGAGGATGGCCACCGCGAGCAGCACCCACGACGAGATGGCGACCGCCATCGGGATGCCCTTGGCATCGATGCGGACGATGAGGATGATGAAGGCGAGCATGAAGCAGCCGACGACCACCGCGCCGGCCGAGGCGCCGAGCCAGAAGGGCGACCAGCGCCGCCATGCGATCGCGCGGCCCATCACGAGCGCAGTCCACGCGAGCTCCGGGAGGTGCACCGAGACGACCTGGTAGGCGACCGGATCGTCGATCTCAGGGTCGACCGCCGCGATGATCGCGAGGCACACGACCGCGTGGAACGCGACCACGACCGCGACGGCGATGCCGGTCGCGAGCACGGGCCGAGCGACGAGGAGCGAGCGCGCGCCCGGCTGAGGCGCCGCGGGCGGGGGCTCTGCAGGGTGTCGCGCTGCGGGGTCTTCGGCGTCCATGGTCTCGCTCCGGGGTCTCGAGCTGCTCCGCGACGTCGCGGGCGCGACGATGCGCGGCGGCCCGCGCGCTGGGGTACACGAGGCCGTCGAGCACGATGGTGCCACCGACCCCCCACATCGCGCACGCGCAACGCGGTTGCGTGCCGCGGCGATCCCGCTCGTCACGCCGGGAACCGGCAGGAAAGGCAGGCCGAAGCGCAAGAAACTGCCGCATCGGCCCGAATACGCTGGAAACCCGCACAGATCGAGCGCCGCGACGTCGGTGCGATCACCCCGCCCACGAGACCGCCGGGAGGCTCCCATGACGATGACCCAGGCCACCGCCGCCGACCTGCGCCAGCACCCCGCCTGGCTGCGCATCAAGGCCGCCGCCACGGCGCTGCAGCCGA is a genomic window containing:
- a CDS encoding DinB family protein; this translates as MGTARDRYLQALDLFSAEARAGADRLGLPTACSEWSIADVVRHVTAVQSAHAGAALLGRVPGEREESADHRAAMAAGGAFEVIDVWEALAAQLRHAAHEADEDAFSSLALATFDMALHAWDVRWAGVRVGLGANLDFPDALLAWMDRYRERADDTVIRAPGVFGPALEPPADATPSERIAAWTGRQARIAYAPLTAVGA
- the pyrE gene encoding orotate phosphoribosyltransferase; translated protein: MGVTARDQLIQLIRDEAVFHGDFTLTSGKRASYYIDLRKLSLDHRAAPLIGDVLLDLIADIPGVAAVGGLTMGADPLANAVLHRGLARGLAVDAFVVRKEPKDHGRGRQIEGPELAGKRVVVLEDTSTTGGSPIKAIEALRKVGAEVVAVAVIVDRATGAQAAIEAEGVEYRAAITLDDLGLTPQ
- a CDS encoding exodeoxyribonuclease III; this encodes MRIATWNVNSVRARTARIVDWLERSDIDVLAMQEIKCKTEQFPYAAFEAAGYEVQAHGHSQWNGVAIASRLPMTDVERDFPGQPGYANTGDPVVEARAMAATVEGVRLWSLYVPNGRELTHAHYGYKLEWLRVLTGLLDEWRGQPLALMGDFNIAPLDHDVWDIGVFDGATHVSAPERAAFQGLLDAGLVDVVRDRAPGYTYWDYKAGRWNKDEGMRIDFVLGSPELADLVARAEIHRDERSGDAPSDHVPVVVDLDLETELDDDRPMIF